From Planctomycetota bacterium:
ATCGCCGGCATGCAGGACACGGGTCCCGCCGCAGGCAACCTGGTGGTTTTCGACCACGCCGGCAGAGAGTTGTGGCGCTTCCAGACCGGCGGGCCGTGCCCCTACGAGAGCAACGTCCAGGTGAACATGGCGATCACCGGCCTTCTTGTATCGGACGTCCTGCCCGAGCGTGGCGACGAGGTGATTCTCACCACCTGCTCGCAGTGGGCGCCCGGCCGCGCCATCATCCTGAGCGAGGACGGCAAGCTCCTCCGGGCGATGTGGCACCCGGGCGGCTTGAGCGGAGCCGTGCGCATCGGGCAGACCGACCGCCTCGTGTTCTGGGGCTGCAACAACGCGCTTCGCAGGATGAAGTTCAATGACGGTTCTGGCCGGCTTCACTACGCCCTGTTCTGCGTTCGGGCCGCCGACGTGGCCGGGCAGTGCCCCCCGTACAAGGCCCCCGGGGTGCCGCGGGCCGCTGTGCTGTGGTACAAGGTTCTGCGGCCTCAGGGCATGGACTACGAGCGGGTCACCACGCAGGTGAACCTCGCGCCCGAAGGCACACGGGTGGAAGCCTGGGCGAGGCCGGGCTGGGCCTTCTACCTGGACGCCGACGGCAACGTCATCGGCCGCGAGCGCGGCGACGACGCCCAGGACCCGCCTCCCGAGCTCGTGGATGTGCTGGCGGCTCTGGGGGATGGCTAGGAGCCTGTCCAAGAATCCCCGTGGGCTGCGTTGCCGGCGTCAGCGGGCTGGAGGCGAGGCGCGGCGACGCAGGCGATGCCCTGGAATGCATCGCTGAGGAGCCGCAACGTGGCAGCCGGCCCGCTGACGCCGCAACCCGAAGGGACGCCGCGACTTCAGGCCGCCCGCGGTGTCGCTCATCGTCCGCGATGCGCTCCGTTGCATCGCCTCCTCCTCGCTCCTTGCGTGCGGCCCGAACCGGCGGCGTCGCAGTCTCACGCGGATTCTCGGACAGGCTCCTAGCGACTTCGGCGCCGCACGAGTGCGGCCAGGCCCACTGCCAGCAGACTCAGCGTGGCAGGTTCTGGGATCGCCAGGGCGACCAGGCCGGTGAGGTAGACGCCCTGGCCCGCCTCGCCCTGCCCGATCCAGAGCGCGGCGTTCGTGGTATCCCATAGGTGCGGCTGAAATGGGTCGGTGAGGGCTCCGATCTCGATGGCGTATTGGAGCTCGCCGCCAGGCACATCCAGGATGCCGCTGTAGAGGAAGATGGGGAGCATGTCGGTGGGGGCGATCGAGCGCGTCCCGCCGGCGGCGATGCTGAGGGTGAAGCTGCCGGCGAAGTGCAAGTCGCCCAGAATGGCGACGACGTCGCTGCCCGCGCGATCGAACGTCCAGTCATAGACCAGCCCATCCCCCAGGCGCAGGTGGCCGTTGACCGCGGCTGTGCCCGAGCCGCGGCCCGCGACGGCGAGCCGCCTGTCCACCACGAAGTCGCCGGCCAGTGTAGCGCCGTCGCCGAGGGTCGCGCTGCTGAAGCCCACGGGCTGCGAGATGGCATCGAGGCGGGTGCCGCTGAGCATCGCGAGATTGCCCATGCGCACGGGGCCGCCCGCGCCGGCCGGCACGCGGAGGTCCAGCGTGCCGCTGGTGACGGCGAGGCCGCCCTCAAAGAAGACCGACGCCGCCTGGCTGGCGTCAATCGTGGCGCTGCTGCCGGCGCCGGGGTCGCTGTTCAGGATGACGCCGGCGGGCACGCTCACCCTGCCTCCCGGGGCGATGACGAGGGCGGCGTGGCTGCCGAGGCCCACCGTGCCACCGCCGGTTACCTCGAAGCTGGGTGTGTTGACGCCGGCATCGAGGATCACGCCCGTGTTGGTGCCCGTGACCGAGGCGGCGCCTCCTGCGGTCGGCGCCAGCGTGAGACTGCCGGCGATGGCGAGCCCCGAGGCGGAGCCGATGGAGTCGAAGAGGGCGACGCCAGACCCTTCGAGGGTGAGCCGGGCGTTGGGGTCGAGCCTCAGGTTGCCGAGGCGCGCGGGGCCGCCCGAGAGGCCGCCCAGGCTGAAGCTGCGGAGTTCCACGCCCGACAGGGCGCGGTTCCACGCGGCCACGTCATCAAGGTTGCCATTGAAATACTGGCCGGCCTGGAGCCTCGCGCCCATCCCGAACTCGTCGCGAAGGTCCAGGGGCCAGGCGGGGCGGAACTCGGATACGGGATTGGGGTCGCCATCGAGATAAAGCCGCACGTCGGTGCCGTCGTAAGTGGCCGCGAAGAAGTGCCAGTTGGGGTCGCTGGTGAGTGGGCCAAAGTTCTCCTCCTGCCCGTAGAGGTGGAGGCAGTAGGGCTTTGGGGCCGCGCCGCCGCAGACCTCGATGTCGAAGTAACGGCCGTTGCCGTCGGCACCGACTGGGCTCCAACCGAAGATGCCCGTCCAGTCGCCATCGGCGCCGTTCGCATCGTTGGACTTGACCCATCCCGCGATCGTGCGGGGCGCGTTGCCGCTGAGCCCGAGGGCGCCGATCCCGACGAAGTCATTGATGCCGTCGAACCTCAGGGACGTTCCCCGGACGACGTCGCTATCCCAGGCCGCGCCCGAGATGGCGCCATCCCTGGCGTTGCCGGAGCGGTCCAGCGCCGCGGCCCCTGCGCCCTCGTTGAGGGGCCAGTAGCCGAGCAGGCCGGCCTGGAGAGCAGGGTCGAGAACGCCCACTGGCGGCGCGAGGATCGTCAGGCTGCTGACCGCGGCTGGATCCCCGTTGGCTACGTGGAGAGTGCCGTGGAAGTCCACAGCGGCGATGGAGAGGTCGAGGGTGAGCGAGCCGCCGACCACGATGTTGCCCGTGCCGCCGAGCATTGCCGCCATCATGGTATCGAGTGTCGCCCCCGGGTCAAGGGCCAGCGTGCCTGTGGGGTCCAGGTAGATGCCGCCGCTCCCTAGCTGGAGCGTGCCGCCGGCATTGACGCGCACCGTGCCGTTGCTGCCGATGTAGAGCTTGTGAGCCTGCCCCGTGACGCCGCTGGCGATGGTTGCCACCTGGTCGGCCGTGGGCGCCTGGACGATGGCTGTGATGCCCAACTCGGGTGTGGGGCCGGCGCCTGAGTTCCAGCTCGCAGGGGCCTGCCACGCAGTGGTCCCGCCCGAGCTTGCGGAACTCGTCCATGTTGAGGGCGGCTCCACACGCTGCAACTCCCAGAAATCGGCCTGACGACGGTCCACCACCACGCTGTAGACGATTCCTGACCCATCGGGACGAAACTGAGGATACAGGCTGTTCCAGGGGTCGTTGTTCAACTGGCGCCTGAGGGTTGGATCACTGGCGCTCATGATCCAGATGTCGGACCAGGGGCCCCCATCCTCCGTGGACTGATAGACGATCCACTGGCCGTCGGGGCTGAAGGCCGGGTAGCCCTGGGCCGCGGGTTCGAAGGTCAGTTGCGTCTCGACGGCGGTGAGCAGATCGTACTTGAAAAGGTCGAAGGGGATGCCCCATTCGTCCTGAGAGTTGTAGACGACATACCGGCCATTGGGGGATACGCGGGGCTGCTGCTTGTCGTCGCCGGAGCTGATCTGCCTCAGGTTGCCCCCATCGGCATCGGCGATCCACACACTCATGGGCACCGAGATGTAGCGCAGGAATACGAGGCGGCCATCGGGCAACTCGTTCGCCACCTGCACGGCGAAGGGGACCGGGGTCGCCAGCATCTTGTTCGCCCCATCGGTGTCCATGCGCCAGAATCCGTGGAGGCTAGACGGAGCGGGGTTGGGATAGAGGATGTGGCGCCCGTCCCGGGTGTAGCCCGGGCTGATGGAGTCGGAGGCGAGCACCTGTTGCGGGCCGATCCCGAGGCTGTTCACCTTGTGGATCTGGTACTGGCCGCCGCTGCTCCAGGTGAAGGCAATCTCCGCGCCGTTGGGAGCGTGCGCGTGGTCGCCCTCGCTCCAGTCGGGCGTGAAGGTCAACTGGCGCGGGACCCAAGCCGCCTCCATCAGCCCTGCGTGAGCGTGGGGAGCGGCGTAACAGGCTAGCCAGACGACCGCGGCCATGGCGTAGCGCCACCTGCCCTGGTGTCGTCCCCTTGAGGCACGTTCCCCGAACTGCCTACACCGGCAATGGCGCAAGAGCATTCGAGTGGTGGCCCCGCCAAGGGTCCTATCTGGCCCTCACCGAAGTGGCAGCATAGCCCCGGCACCTCAGATTGTCAACACCTCTCGCTCCGGACAGCGAGGGGCCGCTACTTCGCGGGTTTGGCCTCCCTGAGTTTCTGCTGGGCGCGGTCGAGCGTTTCCTGGGCCTGCTTTCTCAGTCCGTCGTTCTTGGTGACTTCGAGGACCTTCTGCATAGCGGCCTTGACCGCCTCGGCGTTGGCGGGGTGGTTCCAGATGTCGCGGCCGATGCGCACGGCGGCGTGGGCGGCCTCCTCCTTGAGCGCCTCGACCTCGAGGCACGGCACGACGGCCTGAAGGGCGGCGAGGTCGCGGGCCTCGGCCAGGCCGCTGATGGCCTGACGCTTCTCGTCGGGCCGCTTGGCCGTCTCCAGCCCCACGATGAGCATCTTCGCCGTCTCCGCCGCCGGGCGGTTGCTCTGGAGGCGGCAGACGCGGATGTAGCCTCGGATGGCGAGAACCTGGTGGGTCTCGGTGGCCGCGGTCCTGGCGATCTCCAGGAGGTCGGGGGCGGCCGCCGCGTCGGGCCATTCGGCGAGGGCGCGGATGGCTGCGTCCTTGACCTTCTCATCCTGGTCCTTCAGGGCGGCGCGAACGGCGGCGAGGGACTTGTCCCCTCCGATACGGCCGGCCACGGTCAGCAGGGAGAGCCTTGCCGGGCCGCTGGCGGTCTCCAACGCCTTGAGCACGGCCTCGGACCGCTTGTCGGCATCCAGATCGCGCCGGGCGATGTTGACGAGCGCCTCCTTGGCCTCGTTGCGGGTGCCGTCGTCTTGGGTCTTCACGAGCAGGGCGGCCACGGCGCTCATCGCCTCGGTGGGCGCCAGGGCGCCAAGGGCCTTCAGCGCTTCCGCTCGAATGCCGCCGTCGGGGTCCTCGGCGGCCTTGAGGAGAGCCGGCGTGGCGGCGGCGAAGCGGCGGGTGGCGAGGGCGCGGATGGCCTCGGCGCGGAGCTTCAGGTCATCGCCCTCCAGCGCGGCGAGGAGGGCCTTGTCAATGCCGTCGCCTCGAATGGCTTCGAGGCTGCGGCGCGCGGTTGCCTGAGCCGCGCTGGCCTGGGCGGCGACCTTGAGGAGGAGCGGCACGACGCTGGTGTCGCCGAGGAGGCCCAAGCCGCGGACGGCCTGGTCGCGGACGGCCGGGTCGGCGTCCTCGACAGCGGCGACGAAGGTGGGCAAGGCTCTCTTGTCGGCGCGGCGGGCCAGTGCCTGGAGAAGGGCCAGCTTCACCAGGGGGGCGGCGCCCTGGACGCGTGCGGCGATGGCCGGGGTGGCCTTCTCGCCCTCGAGCATGCAGAGGGCCTCGACGGAAGCGCCCAGGAGCCCGTCGGCCGGCTCGGCCAGGGAGCCGAGGATGGTGGGCAACTCCTCTACGCCGCCGGCGCGGGCGATGCCCACGATGGCGCCGCAGCGTGCGAACGGCGGGGAATCGGCAGCGAGCAGCTTCTTGTAGATGCCGAGCGCCAGCGCCTTGTCGCCGGCGGCGGTGAGGGCATCGGCGAGCATCAGGTAGGCATCCACGGCGGCCTGCTTTGCCGCGGGGGAGCCCTTGGCCAGGGCAGCGGCAATCGGCGCGGCGCCCGCTTTGTCGCCCAGCTTGCCCAGGCCGCGGACGGCCGCGGTGCGGACGTCGTCATTGTCCGACGCCGCCTCCTTGACCAGGGTGTCGAGTGCCGCGGCGTCGCGGCGCTCGGCGATGGCATTCAGGAGGGCCGCGCGCCAGGCCGGCGTGTCGGCGGTCGCAACGGCTTTGATGAGGGCCAGCGTGGCCTCCTTGGCCGAGTTCTTCTGGAGGGCGCGGCGGGCGGATTCGCGGACGTTCTCGTCCTTGTCGCCCAGCGCGGCTCCCAGTGCGGCGACGGCCTCGGCGCGCCCGATGCGTTCGAGCATGCGGATGAGCCACGTGCGCGCGAGGGGCGGCACGTCCGGCCCGAGCCGGGCCGCGATGGCCTTGGCGCAGGCCGCGCGGTCGGCCTCGGCGCCGGGACGGCTGGCCTGGAAGGCGATGCGCTCGAGAGTCCTCGTGGGGCCGCCGCGCTTGTTGGGGTCCTCGTTTCCCATGTCGGGCATCAAGGCATCGAGGACCTTGGCATAGGCCGCATCCAGTTGTTCAGGCGTTCGTTCGGACGCGGGCTTCTCGCCGGTGAACTCCTTGGTGAGTTCCGCCGGGTCGGGTTCTCCGGCGCCCAGAGGTGCGGCCCACACCGCGATCGTGAGGGCAAGGATGGCGATGCAGTGGCGTCTCATGTGTGGGGTCTCCTAGAGGGTCCAGGGCGCGCGGTATGGACGGTCCACCCAGCGGTTGAGCTCGGGGTCGCCGACGATTTCCTCCTTGACGGGGTCGAACTTGAAGCTTCGCCCGGACCAGAAGGCGATGTTGGCGAGGTGGCAGGTGACCATGGTGCGGTGTGCGAGCTCGATATCGCGGAAGGGGCGCTCGCGGGTCTTGACGCAATGGATGAAGTCGCCGAGGATGCCGCCGCGGCCTTTGTAGCCCTGGATGTAGGTGGGCGGCGGGGCGATGCGCGGCTTGCCGCGCTCGGGGACCTCGCCCAGGTCGCCCTTGAAGCCGAGGGGGCCGTCCCACGCGCCGCCGAGGTACAGCCGCACGCCGTCGGCATAGATGTAGGTGAGGTGCTTGAACTCCTTGCCGTCGGGGGGGTGGACCTCGACGGGCACGGGCTTGTCGTGGAGTTGGGCGGCGAAGAGCCCGCCGCCGACGTGGTGGGCGCCCCAGTCGGTCATCCCTCCGCCCGAGAAGTCGCGGCAGCCGCGCCAGTTGAACGGGTGGTAGCCCTTGTTGTAGGGGCGCCAGGGGGCGGGGCCGAGCCACATGTCCCAATCGAGGCCTTCGGGCACGGGCTCGGCGGGCAGCAGCATCTCGCCGGAGGGGCCGCCGATGTTGATGAAGACCTCCTGGAGCTTCCCCGCCACGCCGCCCCACATGACGCGGTGGTACCAGTTGTAGTCCTCCCAGACCCGCTGGCTGCCGCCCGAGAAGACGCGGCCGTAGCGGCGGGCCGTCTCCACCATGATCCGGCCCTCGCGGATCGTGAGGGTCTCGGGCTTCTGGCAGAAGACGTCCTTGCCATTCTTCATCGCGGTCACGGTGATCAGGGCGTGCCAGTGGTCGGGGGTGCCGCAGGAGATGGCGTCAATGTCGGGGCGGGTCACCACCTCGCGGAAGTCGCCGTAGTCGTCGCAGCCCTTGTAGACGCCGCTGGCCTTTTGCTGGGCGTAGCGCCCCTCGACGCCCTGCTTGGCGCGCGAGCGCGCCGAGTAGTCCACGTCGCACACAGCGACGCCCTGGACCTCCGGGAAGCCGAGGAGGCCGCCCATGTCGCCCGAGCCCATGCCTCCGAGGCCGATGAAGCCCATGGTGATGCGGTCGCTGGGCGCGGGGCGGCCGCCCTGGCCGAGCGCCGTGGCGGGCGCGACATACGGCGCAACCACGGCCGCGGCGGCGCCCACCTTGAGAAAGCCGCGGCGGCTGATGGCGTGTCTCGTGCGCATGTCTGGCTCCTCCTGCCCCCCTTGCACGTACGGCGTCACTTGCCCGGAACACCTTCGGGCGACCGCTGGATTATGCGCCGTCGGGGGCGGGAAGTCAAACGGATTCTGAGGGATGTGACGAAAGGCGCCATTTCGGCGCGCCCTCGCCTTCAGCTTCACGGAAGGCCGAGGGGCGGGGTCCGCTGGCCTCAGGCAAGGCAGGGGGTGAGTGGGATCAGTAGACCCGACGTTGGCGCGAGGAGGGGACGCCCAGGGCCTTGCGGTACTTGGTGACGGTGCGGCGGGCGATGTCGAGGCCCTGAGCCTGGAGCTTGGCGGCGATCTCATCGTCCGAGAGGGGATTGCGCTTGTCCTCGGTCTCGAGCACCTGCTTGACGATGTGCTTGACGCTCTTGCGCGAGCGGACGCGTCCGTCGGTGGTGCGGGTGCCGCCGGTGAAGAAGAAGCGGAGCGGGAAGATGCCCGAGGGCGTTTGCATGTACTTGTCGGCGATGGCGCGGCAGACGGTGGAGACGTGGACGCCGGTGGCGGCGGCGATGGCCTGCATCTTCAGCGGCACCAGGTGCGCGATGCCCTTGGCGAGGAAGGGCTGCTGGACGTCTACGATGGCGCGCGCGATCTTCTGGAGAGTGTTGCGCCGCTGCTCGATGGACTCGATGAGCCATCGGGCGGCCTGAATCTTCTTGCGGATGTAGTCCTTGGCGGTGTCCGAGGTGCCGGCGTCGCGCAGGAGGCGCGAGTAGGCCGAGTTGATGTAGATGCGCGGGATGCGGTCGTCCTCGAGGCGGACCTCGTAATGGCCGTCCACGTACTCGACCACGATGTCGGGGATCACGTAGGCGGAGGACTCGGCGGCGAAGGCCATGCCGGGCTTGGGGTTGAGGTGGCTGATGAACTCGATGGCTTCGCGGACCTCCTCGAGCGAGGCGCCGGTTTCCTTGGCGATCTTGGGGATGCGGTTCATCCACAGGTCTTCGAGGTGGTTGGCGATGATGCGGCGGGCGAGGGTGTGCTCGTGGTCGTGGCGCATCTGGAGGAAGAGGCACTCTTTGAGGTCGCGGGCGCCCACGCCCGGCGGGTCGAGGGATTGGATGATCTCGAGCGCGCGCTGGGCCTGGTCGAGAGTGGCCAGGCTGTCCATCGACTCCAGAATCTCCTCGAGGGAGTACTGGAGATAGCCGTCGTCGTCAATGTTGTAGATGATGTTCTCGGCGATGTCGCGCAGGTCGTCGGGGGTGTCCAGCAGGCTGTACTGATCGAAGAGATAGTCCTGGAGCGAGATGGGGCGCGCGGCCGTGTTCTGCATCGCCTCGTACTTGCGGTCGGTCTCCGTGGGATCGGGCGCGCGGCGATAGGTCTGTGAGCCGTACTCGCGGACGACATCCTCGATCTGGCGGAGCTTCTCGAACTCCTGGTCGCTGTGGGTGCGTTCTTCCTGGGGTTCGGCCTCGGCGTCGCGGTCCTGCTCCTGTTGCTCCTCGATAGCGGGGGTGTCGGCCATCTCGAGGACGGGGTTTTCGAGGAGTTCCTGCTTGAGGCGCTGCTGGAGCTCGAGGGCGGGGAGTTGGAGGATTTCGATGGACTGGATGATCTGCGGGGCGAGCTTCATGCGAAGCTCGGGCCTCTGTTGCAGCAGCGCTTCCATCCGCATCTGCATATCGAACGTCCTCTGGGCGCCTCTCTGGGGCGCCCGGCTCCCTAGCCCCGAAGCCCAGGTCCACCGATACTATACGCGCAAAGGCGTGCGTTGTCTAGCCGTGAATCTCGCGCCGGCCCTCCAGCGCATCCCGGAGGATCGACTCGGTCGCGTACTCGATCTGGCTGCCGGTGGGGATGCCGCGGGCCGGCAGCGTGATTCGGACGTTCAGGGGCTGCAACAGCCGCGCGAGATGCTGCGCGGTCACGTCGCCCTCGAGGTCCGGGTTCGTGTACAGGATGACCTCCTTCACCCCTGTGGCCTTGATGCGTCGCACCAGGTGGTCCACCGTCAGGTCCTCCGGGTGCACGCCCTCGAGCGGGGCGATGCGCCCCATGAGGACATGGTAAACGCCGCGGTAGCCGCCGGTCTTCTCGATGGCCAGCAGGTCCCGGGGTTGCTCGACGACGCACAGCACGGTGGTGTCGCGGCGCGGGTCGGAGCAGATGGCGCACGGGTCGCGTTCGGTGACGTTGCAGCACTGGGAGCAATGGCGGGTGTTGCGCTTGACGTCGCGGATGGCCTGGGCCAAGGCCTCGGCCTCCTCCTGGGGAACCTTGAGGAGGTGCAGGGCGAGGCGCTCCGCCGACCGGGCGCCGATGCCCGGCAGCTTGCCCAGTTCCGCCATCAGGCGCGAGAGAGATTCGGTGTAGACGCTCGCCATCGGCTGCCTCGCGGCCTAGAACATGCCCGGGAGCGGTATGCCGCCGGTGACCTTGCTCATCTCGTCCTGCGCGAGGTCGTGGGCTTTCTTCAGGCCGGCCCTGGCGGCGGCAAGGATCAGGTCCTCCAGCATCGCCACATCCTTCGGGTCCACCACGGCCGGGTCGATCTTCACGGCCACGATCTCTTGCTTGCCGTTGACGAGGACGCGGACCATGTTTCCGCCGGCGGTGCCCTCGACGATGCGGTCCTTGAGGCCCTGCTGGACCTCCGAGAGACGTTGCTGCATCTTCTGCGCCTGCCGCACCAGGTCCCCCATCCCGCCGCCGCCACCGCCGAATCCGCGTGCCATCGTTCACTTCTCCCGATTGATGACGATGCCCTGGAGGATGTGCAGCGCCTTGCCGATCACGGGGTTGGCCGCCGCCTCCTCCTGAAGTCTGCTGTGCTCCTCCGCCAGCCGCTCGGGGTCGCTCTCCGCCTCAGTGGCCGCCGGCGCGGTCATGGGGGCGGGGGGCGAAGGCTTTTTTTTTTCGTCCGCCGCGGGCGGCGGCGCCGGCCGTGGGGCGGGCGGATGCCCCGCGGGAGCCTGCGGCGGGGCGGACGAGGCGCCCAGCCGCGTCTCGAGGGCCTGGAGGCGTTCGAGAAGCTCCGCGAGGGGCACAAGGCCGTCGCCCTGCGCCAGCTTGACGAGGGCCAGTTCGATCGGCAGGCGGCTCTGGGAGCTCTCCTTCACCCGGCGGAGCGTGTCCCAGAGCACCTGGCTCATGTAGAGCAGCCCGTCCACCGTGAAGCGCTGGCGCTGGCGGTCCAGCTCCTTGAGATCCTCCGGAATCTCATCCACCAGGGCGGCGTCGGGCCCGCACACGGCCAGAAGAAGGAGCGAGCGAGTGTGGTCAATGAGCTGGTGGAGCAGGTTCTCGGTGTCCTTGCCGTCCTGGATGGCGCGATGGACGATGAGGAGGGCCTGGTCGGCCCGATGGTCGGCGAGGTGGTCGAGAAGCTTGAAGATGTCGCGGCGGGGCAGGGCGCCGAGTGCGTCCTCGACCTCCTGGGCGGTCGCCTTGCCGCCGCTGTAGGAGAGGAGCTGGTCGAGCAGCGTTTCGGCATCGCGCATGCCGCCCTTGGTGCTGCGGGCGATGAGGTGGATGGCCTCGGGGTCGGCCTTGGCGTTCTCGGTCTTGGCGATCTGCTGGAGGCGGCGGACGATGTCGGCGGTGGAGATGCGGCGGAAGTCGAATCGTTGGCAACGCGAGTGGATGGTCTCGGGCAGCCGGTGCGGCTCGGTGGTGCAGAAGATGAACTTCACGTGGGGCGGCGGCTCTTCGAGCGTCTTGAGGAAGGCGTTGAAGGCCGAGCGGCTCAGCATGTGCACTTCGTCAATGATGTAGATCTTGTGGCGCGCGCGGGCCGGGGCGAAACGCACGTTGTCGCGGAGCACGCGCACGTCGTCCACGCTGGTGTTCGACGCGGCGTCCACCTCGATGACGTCCATGTCGTCGCCACGGGTGATGCTGGTGCAGAAGGTGCAGGCGTTGCAGGGGTCGGGGGTGGGGCCCTTCTCGCAGTTGAGGGCCTTGGCGAGGAGGCGGGCCGTGGTGGTCTTGCCCACGCCGCGGGGGCCGCTGAACAGGTAGGCGTGCGCCACGCGGCCCGCGGCGATTGCGTTGCGCAGCGTGGTGGTCACCCCCTCCTGCCCGACCACGTCGTCGAACGTCTGGGGCCGGTACTTGCGCGCCAGGACCAGATAATCCACGAGCCGTCGCCCTCTATCGTTGCCGCCCGCCGCTGGCGAGCGGGGAGTAGGCTGGCCGTGCACTCTCCCTCGACACTGTCCCTGGCCGCCGAACGCGGCAGTTGGCTCCAGCCAGGCAACCCCACGGCACATGGGACGTAATGCTTAAGGCTGCTTCCTCTCGGACCTGACCTGGTTCACATCCACCCATTGCATGGGACCCAGCCTTCAGCACCACTTACCGCGCCGTGTCGGCCAGAGGCGAGAGCCTCAGGAGAGCTTTCGACCCCGGTATAGCGGATTCCGGGTTACAGGGCACCGCTAGTTCCCCGTCTAGCACGGCCATATTTCAGTTCTTCGTCTCCTTCGCGCCAGGCGATGGTTTCCTGTTGATGAGCACCTGCTCGATGAGCAGGTCCTCGATGGGCACGGGAGCGCCGTCGGCGGAGCGCGTGGCGGCGGCGCCGAGGCGCTTCGCAACGTCCAGGCCCCCCTCGACGTGGGCGAACACGGTATAGTCGCCCTCGAGGTGGTCCTGGTCGCTCAGCAGGATCATCAGGCGGCCGGGCAGAGTGCGGCCGTCGGCCCCGCGGTCCATCAGCACGGCGCCCGCGATGGCCGAGCTGGGCGCGGCCTCGTAGGCCAGGGGTTCGGCCGCATCCTTCGCGCCCGGCGGCCCGATCAGAATCATCCGATCCTTGAAGGCGCACGTCACGCGCGCCCCGTCGTACGCGCCGCGCTCGGCCAGCTTCACAAAGGTCCGCACCGCGTTCGGCGCCGCGTCGGGAGACAGGTCGAGCGTGATGTCGCCCATGTTGGTGCGCAGCGTGGCCGTATACTCGCGGAGCCGCTCCGTGGCGGGATGGGGCTTCTTCGTTGGGCCAGGCAGGCCCCACGGCAGGGCGCCGGCCCAGCCGGACATGGCAGAAAGCCCCAGAATGGCGGAGGCAAGGGCAAGCAGGCGTCTCATGATTCGCATTCCCCGGTTATCCTCTCGCGGATGCGGCAAACACTCTCTGGCGGAGAGGGGGGGATTCGAACCCCCGAGCCCCCTTACGGAGACCACACGCTTTCCAAGCGTGCTCCTTAAGCCACTCGGACACCTCTCCAGACCGCCGCGCGGGTCCCGAAGTCTCAAATGGCCTTGGCGGAGAGGGGGGGATTCGAACCCCCGGGAGATGTGATAACACCTCCACCGGTTTTCGAAACCGGCCCATTCGGCCGCTCTGGCACCTCTCCAGTCTGATGCGGTCCTCGCGCTCCCGACGGGCGCAACCGGGCGCG
This genomic window contains:
- the recR gene encoding recombination mediator RecR; translated protein: MASVYTESLSRLMAELGKLPGIGARSAERLALHLLKVPQEEAEALAQAIRDVKRNTRHCSQCCNVTERDPCAICSDPRRDTTVLCVVEQPRDLLAIEKTGGYRGVYHVLMGRIAPLEGVHPEDLTVDHLVRRIKATGVKEVILYTNPDLEGDVTAQHLARLLQPLNVRITLPARGIPTGSQIEYATESILRDALEGRREIHG
- a CDS encoding YbaB/EbfC family nucleoid-associated protein, encoding MARGFGGGGGGMGDLVRQAQKMQQRLSEVQQGLKDRIVEGTAGGNMVRVLVNGKQEIVAVKIDPAVVDPKDVAMLEDLILAAARAGLKKAHDLAQDEMSKVTGGIPLPGMF
- the dnaX gene encoding DNA polymerase III subunit gamma/tau is translated as MDYLVLARKYRPQTFDDVVGQEGVTTTLRNAIAAGRVAHAYLFSGPRGVGKTTTARLLAKALNCEKGPTPDPCNACTFCTSITRGDDMDVIEVDAASNTSVDDVRVLRDNVRFAPARARHKIYIIDEVHMLSRSAFNAFLKTLEEPPPHVKFIFCTTEPHRLPETIHSRCQRFDFRRISTADIVRRLQQIAKTENAKADPEAIHLIARSTKGGMRDAETLLDQLLSYSGGKATAQEVEDALGALPRRDIFKLLDHLADHRADQALLIVHRAIQDGKDTENLLHQLIDHTRSLLLLAVCGPDAALVDEIPEDLKELDRQRQRFTVDGLLYMSQVLWDTLRRVKESSQSRLPIELALVKLAQGDGLVPLAELLERLQALETRLGASSAPPQAPAGHPPAPRPAPPPAADEKKKPSPPAPMTAPAATEAESDPERLAEEHSRLQEEAAANPVIGKALHILQGIVINREK
- a CDS encoding peptidylprolyl isomerase is translated as MRIMRRLLALASAILGLSAMSGWAGALPWGLPGPTKKPHPATERLREYTATLRTNMGDITLDLSPDAAPNAVRTFVKLAERGAYDGARVTCAFKDRMILIGPPGAKDAAEPLAYEAAPSSAIAGAVLMDRGADGRTLPGRLMILLSDQDHLEGDYTVFAHVEGGLDVAKRLGAAATRSADGAPVPIEDLLIEQVLINRKPSPGAKETKN